One part of the Prunus persica cultivar Lovell chromosome G5, Prunus_persica_NCBIv2, whole genome shotgun sequence genome encodes these proteins:
- the LOC18777700 gene encoding aluminum-activated malate transporter 10 yields MAQEKEVASGMEWRITMADGSSEALAPDAGFAKIAWLALKGLIGGLVLKVWKFLKKAWDLGHNEPRKVIHCLKVGMALTVVSLFYYMRPLYEGVGGNAMWAVMTVVVVFENNVGATLCKSINRICGTFLAGFLAIGIHWIANRSGEEFEPFITGISVFLLASAATFSRFIPSVKIRFDYGIMIFILTFSLVSVSGYRVDKLLDMAGQRITTIIIGTSLCIIITMVICPIWAGEELYMLITRNMDKLAGSLDGCVAEYFNDSGGFADSDKESDKKVLGYKCVLSSKGTEEAMANFARWEPAHGRFNFRHPWKQYLKIGASMRDCAYCIEALNGCVNSENEAPEFTKKHISNIAIKVSSDSSMVIKELAKTMKTMKKSSTIDFLVGEMNNAVLELQEDLKSLPAIFIPQPLQEAECPENKSTEQDSKKAVPLMEIIPLVTLASLLIEIVSRIEGMVSAVEELAGLSEFKSVNDRKTNQNQTTNKVVPDHQGALQRV; encoded by the exons ATGGCTCAGGAGAAGGAAGTGGCCAGTGGAATGGAGTGGAGGATAACAATGGCAGATGGGTCATCTGAAGCATTGGCTCCTGATGCAGGGTTTGCCAAAATAGCCTGGCTTGCTTTGAAGGGTCTGATTGGAGGGTTGGTTTTGAAAGTGTGGAAGTTCCTGAAGAAAGCTTGGGACTTGGGACATAATGAACCCAGAAAAGTGATTCATTGCCTGAAGGTAGGGATGGCCCTCACTGTTGTCTCACTTTTTTACTACATGAGGCCACTGTATGAAGGTGTGGGAGGAAATGCCATGTGGGCAGTTATGACAGTTGTGGTTGTTTTTGAAAACAATGTTG GTGCAACTTTATGTAAAAGCATAAACAGAATTTGTGGAACTTTTCTTGCTGGTTTTCTTGCCATTGGCATCCATTGGATTGCAAACCGATCCGGAGAGGAATTTGAGCCTTTCATTACTGGAATTTCAGTTTTCTTATTAG CTTCTGCAGCAACCTTCTCAAGATTTATACCATCTGTGAAAATCAGATTCGACTACGGTATTATGATCTTCATCCTCACATTCAGCTTAGTTTCAGTATCCGGTTACCGGGTGGATAAATTATTGGATATGGCCGGTCAAAGAATCACCACCATCATCATTGGGACTTCCTTGTGCATAATCATAACCATGGTTATTTGCCCTATTTGGGCTGGGGAGGAACTCTATATGCTTATCACTCGCAACATGGACAAACTTGCCGGTTCTTTAGATG GTTGTGTTGCTGAATATTTCAATGATAGTGGAGGCTTTGCTGATAGTGACAAAGAATCTGATAAAAAAGTGCTTGGCTACAAATGTGTTCTAAGTTCAAAGGGAACAGAAGAAGCCATG GCCAATTTTGCAAGATGGGAGCCTGCACATGGCCGCTTCAACTTTAGGCATCCATGGAAACAATACCTCAAAATCGGGGCATCAATGCGCGACTGCGCTTATTGCATCGAGGCCCTCAATGGTTGTGTCAATTCTGAAAACGAG GCCCCTGAGTTCACAAAGAAGCATATCAGCAACATTGCCATAAAAGTAAGCTCTGATTCTTCAATGGTCATAAAAGAGCTTGCAAAGACTATGAAGACAATGAAGAAGTCATCTACAATAGATTTCCTAGTTGGAGAAATGAACAATGCAGTGCTGGAGCTCCAAGAGGACTTAAAATCTCTCCCTGCTATATTCATTCCACAGCCACTGCAAGAAGCTGAATGTCCCGAAAACAAGAGCACGGAGCAAGATTCCAAAAAGGCAGTTCCTCTCATGGAAATAATTCCACTTGTAACTTTAGCTTCTTTACTGATTGAAATTGTTTCAAGGATTGAAGGCATGGTCAGTGCAGTTGAAGAACTAGCAGGGTTGTCTGAATTCAAGTCCGTCAACGATAGGAAGACTAATCAAAACCAGACTACTAACAAAGTTGTACCAGATCACCAGGGCGCCCTTCAGAGGGTCTAG